Proteins encoded in a region of the Frondihabitans sp. 762G35 genome:
- a CDS encoding sensor histidine kinase, producing MHRRLSQWWNEISIRTKITGITVTLVTLGLLVAGLGTMTVLSTYLYTQVNENLPIAARNTTTFTLDDSYCTANFGYKPTSYLAIFDSTGRRLCDNERDLPTGSAPQLAISGASDIQSLVGISTAFNADHSQEWRLFAIQETLTNQSTNATGYYTVITGTNLAQTNNTIARFTFIFLGFGLSVIVLGAALTRLLVTSTFAPLRDVEDTAARFADGDFSQRLDATTPNTEVGRLNRSLNTMLNRIDSAFDDRAKTIDQMRRFVGDASHELRTPLVSLRGYAELYRMGALTKPEDVAQAMDRIEKEAIRMGGLVQDLLQLARLDESKPLELGPVDLVTIARDSALDTMASNTDREIRVIVREPVAEPGDELPIEPELLPDAQNAANVTGPIAFAGATLARLRSRRARATGETAGAADDFADNPLSDHASSPVVLGEENKIRQVVTNLMGNAMRFTDSDSPIELAVQADPGRGMATIDVIDHGEGIPPQIREKIFQRFWRADTSRTRDTGGSGLGLAIVSGIVAAHRGEVDVFDTPGGGATFRVGFPLVPEQLTPGSPPRVASAPRPAVQSS from the coding sequence ATGCACAGGCGTCTGTCCCAGTGGTGGAACGAGATCTCCATCCGCACCAAGATCACCGGAATCACGGTGACTCTGGTGACCCTCGGGCTCCTCGTCGCGGGGCTCGGCACCATGACGGTGCTGAGCACCTACCTCTACACGCAGGTCAACGAGAACCTCCCGATCGCGGCGCGCAACACGACCACGTTCACCCTCGACGACTCGTACTGCACAGCGAACTTCGGCTACAAGCCGACCAGCTACCTGGCGATCTTCGACTCGACGGGGCGGCGCCTCTGCGACAACGAGCGCGACCTCCCGACCGGGTCCGCCCCTCAGCTCGCGATCTCGGGCGCCTCCGACATCCAGAGCCTCGTCGGCATCTCCACCGCGTTCAACGCCGACCACTCCCAGGAGTGGCGGCTCTTCGCGATCCAGGAGACGCTGACTAACCAGTCCACGAACGCGACCGGGTACTACACCGTCATCACCGGCACGAACCTGGCGCAGACGAACAACACGATCGCGCGCTTCACCTTCATCTTCCTCGGGTTCGGACTCTCGGTGATCGTCCTCGGGGCGGCGCTCACGCGGCTCCTGGTCACCTCGACCTTCGCGCCCCTGCGCGACGTCGAAGACACGGCCGCGCGCTTCGCCGACGGCGACTTCAGCCAGCGGCTCGACGCGACGACGCCGAACACCGAGGTCGGCCGCCTCAACCGCTCGCTCAACACGATGCTGAACAGGATCGACTCGGCGTTCGACGACCGCGCGAAGACGATCGACCAGATGCGGCGGTTCGTCGGCGACGCCAGCCACGAGCTCCGCACGCCGCTCGTCTCGCTGCGGGGCTACGCCGAGCTCTACCGGATGGGCGCCCTGACGAAGCCCGAAGACGTCGCCCAGGCCATGGACCGCATCGAGAAGGAGGCCATCCGCATGGGCGGCCTCGTGCAGGACCTCCTGCAGCTGGCCCGCCTCGACGAGTCCAAGCCGCTCGAGCTCGGCCCCGTCGACCTCGTCACGATCGCCCGCGACTCGGCCCTAGACACGATGGCCTCCAACACCGACCGTGAGATCCGCGTCATCGTGCGCGAGCCCGTCGCGGAGCCCGGCGACGAGCTCCCGATCGAGCCCGAGCTGCTTCCCGACGCGCAGAACGCCGCCAACGTCACCGGCCCCATCGCCTTCGCCGGAGCGACGCTGGCGCGGCTCCGCAGCCGCCGCGCCCGGGCCACGGGCGAGACCGCAGGAGCCGCGGACGACTTCGCCGACAACCCGCTGAGCGATCACGCCTCGAGCCCCGTCGTGCTCGGCGAGGAGAACAAGATCCGGCAGGTGGTCACCAACCTCATGGGCAACGCGATGCGGTTCACCGACTCCGACTCCCCCATCGAGCTCGCCGTCCAGGCCGATCCGGGCCGCGGCATGGCGACCATCGACGTCATCGACCACGGCGAGGGCATCCCGCCGCAGATCCGCGAGAAGATCTTCCAGCGCTTCTGGCGCGCGGACACCTCCCGCACCCGCGACACCGGCGGCAGCGGCCTCGGCCTCGCGATCGTCTCCGGCATCGTGGCCGCGCACCGCGGCGAGGTCGACGTCTTCGACACCCCCGGCGGCGGGGCGACGTTCCGCGTCGGCTTCCCCCTCGTGCCGGAGCAGCTCACCCCCGGCTCCCCGCCCCGCGTCGCGTCCGCGCCGCGCCCCGCCGTGCAGTCGTCCTGA
- the serC gene encoding phosphoserine transaminase — translation MAEITLPSDLLPTDGRFGCGPSKIRGAQLEHLVTAGATILGTSHRQAPVKDLVGRVREGLAELFDVPEGYEVVLGDGGSTAFWDAASFSLIEKRAENLSFGEFGSKFAASAGAPWLESPHVITAPGGSRSEVEVVEGVDVYAWPHNETSTGVMAPVTRVHGDDGALTVIDATSAAGGAQFDASEADVYYFAPQKNFASDGGLWFGLFSPAAIERVERVAASGRYIPEFLSLKNAVDNSRLNQTLNTPALATLLLMEDQTRWILDNGGLDWADARTKESSSALYDWATASEYATPFVVDPEHRSQVVATIDFDESIDAAAVAKILRANGIVDTEPYRKLGRNQLRVATFTAIEPDDVRQLIRSIEYVVAELGSTTR, via the coding sequence ATGGCGGAAATCACCCTACCCAGCGACCTCCTTCCCACCGACGGCCGCTTCGGCTGCGGTCCCTCGAAGATCCGCGGCGCGCAGCTCGAGCACCTCGTCACCGCAGGAGCCACGATCCTCGGTACCTCGCACCGCCAGGCCCCCGTGAAAGATCTCGTCGGCCGCGTCCGCGAGGGTCTCGCGGAACTCTTCGACGTGCCCGAGGGCTACGAGGTCGTCCTCGGCGACGGCGGATCCACCGCCTTCTGGGACGCCGCCTCCTTCTCCCTCATCGAGAAGCGCGCCGAGAACCTCTCCTTCGGCGAGTTCGGCTCCAAGTTCGCGGCCTCGGCAGGAGCCCCGTGGCTGGAGTCCCCCCACGTCATCACCGCCCCCGGCGGCTCCCGCTCCGAGGTCGAGGTCGTCGAGGGCGTCGACGTCTACGCCTGGCCGCACAACGAGACCTCGACCGGCGTCATGGCGCCCGTCACGCGCGTCCACGGCGACGATGGCGCGCTGACCGTGATCGACGCGACGAGCGCCGCCGGTGGCGCGCAGTTCGACGCCTCCGAGGCCGACGTCTATTACTTCGCCCCGCAGAAGAACTTCGCCTCCGACGGCGGCCTCTGGTTCGGTCTCTTCTCCCCCGCGGCCATCGAGCGGGTCGAGCGGGTCGCCGCCTCCGGCCGCTACATCCCCGAGTTCCTCAGCCTGAAGAACGCCGTCGACAACTCGCGCCTCAACCAGACGCTGAACACCCCGGCGCTGGCCACGCTCCTCCTGATGGAGGACCAGACCCGCTGGATCCTCGACAACGGCGGCCTCGACTGGGCCGACGCGCGCACGAAGGAGTCGTCCTCCGCGCTCTACGACTGGGCGACCGCTTCGGAGTACGCCACCCCGTTCGTCGTCGACCCGGAGCACCGCTCGCAGGTCGTCGCGACCATCGACTTCGACGAGTCGATCGACGCGGCCGCCGTGGCGAAGATCCTGCGGGCCAACGGCATCGTCGACACGGAGCCCTACCGCAAGCTCGGCCGCAACCAGCTGCGCGTCGCGACGTTCACGGCCATCGAGCCCGACGACGTGCGGCAGCTGATCCGCTCGATCGAGTACGTCGTGGCGGAGCTCGGCTCCACCACCCGCTAA
- a CDS encoding DNA repair helicase XPB has product MTGPLIVQSDRTVLLEVAHPDAEDARHDLSVFAELERAPEHVHTYRITRLGLWNARAAGHTADDMLGTLEKYSKFPVPQSVTVDIGETVARYGRIVIERDGDQLLLRGTDTAVLREVSRNKKIAELLTGKRSDDVYELADWARGEVKQQLIKLGWPAEDHAGYTPGTPHQIDLDTADWHLRGYQQQAVDNFFAGGSGVVVLPCGAGKTLVGAGAMAEAKTTTLILVTNTVSARQWRDELLKRTSLTEDEIGEYSGAVKEIKPVTIATYQILTARRAGKYTHLSLLDALDWGLVVYDEVHLLPAPVFKLTAELQARRRLGLTATLVREDGREGDVFSLIGPKRFDAPWKEIEAQGFISPASCYEVRVDLPQEARLEYAASADDERYRLAATAPIKLDVVKQLVEKHRGEQILVIGQYLDQIDELAEALDAPKLTGSTSVDERQRLYQAFRDGEVKVLVVSKVANFSVDLPEATVAIQVSGSYGSRQEEAQRLGRLLRPKKSGLPASFYTLVSRDTVDQDFAQNRQRFLAEQGYSYTILDSPALAA; this is encoded by the coding sequence GTGACAGGCCCCCTGATCGTCCAGAGCGATCGCACCGTGCTCCTCGAAGTCGCCCACCCCGACGCGGAGGACGCACGACACGATCTCAGCGTGTTCGCCGAGCTCGAACGCGCCCCCGAGCACGTGCACACGTACCGCATCACGCGCCTCGGCCTGTGGAACGCGCGCGCCGCCGGCCACACCGCAGACGACATGCTCGGCACGCTCGAGAAGTACTCCAAGTTCCCGGTGCCGCAGAGCGTCACGGTCGACATCGGCGAGACGGTAGCCCGCTACGGCCGCATCGTGATCGAGCGCGACGGCGACCAGCTCCTCCTGCGCGGCACCGACACCGCCGTGCTCCGCGAGGTGTCCCGCAACAAGAAGATCGCCGAGCTGCTCACCGGCAAGCGGAGCGACGACGTCTACGAGCTGGCCGACTGGGCTCGGGGCGAGGTCAAGCAGCAGCTGATCAAGCTCGGCTGGCCGGCCGAGGACCACGCCGGTTACACCCCCGGGACCCCGCACCAGATCGACCTCGACACGGCCGACTGGCACCTCCGCGGCTACCAGCAGCAGGCGGTCGACAACTTCTTCGCGGGCGGCTCGGGCGTCGTCGTCCTGCCCTGCGGCGCCGGCAAGACCCTCGTGGGCGCCGGGGCGATGGCGGAGGCCAAGACGACCACCCTCATCCTGGTCACCAACACGGTCTCGGCGCGGCAGTGGCGCGACGAGCTCCTCAAGCGGACGTCGCTGACGGAGGACGAGATCGGCGAGTACTCCGGCGCCGTGAAGGAGATCAAGCCGGTCACGATCGCGACCTACCAGATCCTGACCGCCCGTCGGGCGGGCAAGTACACGCATCTCTCCCTCCTCGACGCGCTCGACTGGGGTCTCGTCGTCTACGACGAGGTGCACCTGCTCCCGGCGCCCGTCTTCAAGCTCACGGCCGAGCTGCAGGCGCGACGCCGCCTCGGTCTGACGGCCACGCTCGTCCGCGAGGACGGCCGCGAGGGCGACGTCTTCAGCCTCATCGGCCCCAAGCGCTTCGACGCCCCCTGGAAGGAGATCGAGGCCCAGGGCTTCATCTCCCCCGCGAGCTGCTACGAGGTCCGCGTGGACCTCCCGCAGGAGGCACGGCTCGAGTACGCGGCGTCCGCCGACGACGAGCGCTACCGCCTGGCCGCCACGGCGCCGATCAAGCTCGACGTCGTGAAGCAGCTCGTCGAGAAGCACCGGGGCGAACAGATCCTCGTGATCGGCCAGTACCTCGACCAGATCGACGAGCTCGCCGAGGCGCTCGACGCCCCGAAGCTGACCGGGTCGACCTCGGTCGACGAGAGGCAGCGGCTCTACCAGGCGTTCCGCGACGGCGAGGTGAAGGTGCTCGTCGTCTCGAAGGTCGCCAACTTCTCCGTCGACCTGCCCGAGGCGACGGTGGCCATCCAGGTCTCCGGGTCGTACGGCTCGCGGCAGGAGGAGGCCCAGCGACTCGGGCGGCTCCTGCGCCCCAAGAAATCCGGCCTGCCGGCGTCGTTCTACACGCTCGTCTCGCGCGACACCGTCGATCAGGACTTCGCGCAGAACCGGCAGCGGTTCCTCGCCGAGCAGGGCTACAGCTACACGATCCTCGACTCGCCCGCCCTGGCCGCGTAG
- a CDS encoding DUF3027 domain-containing protein, with amino-acid sequence MADDSRRAILEPLTREALLEVTRDDTIGDLLDIVDEGEGVSTVTYSNTLPGYPGWVWTVSVATVEGAEPTVLETELLPGESSLLAPDWVPWVERLAEYEASQEAAGALAAEGESDDDESDDDDDESDDDDDADEDDDFEDEDDDESDDEDEDDEPDDDLGDDEFDGVDVEEAAEAGGLDEPGRR; translated from the coding sequence ATGGCTGACGACTCCCGGCGCGCGATCCTGGAGCCGCTGACCCGCGAAGCGCTCCTCGAGGTGACGCGCGACGACACCATCGGAGACCTGCTCGACATCGTCGACGAGGGCGAGGGCGTCTCGACCGTCACCTACTCGAACACCCTGCCGGGCTACCCCGGCTGGGTCTGGACCGTCAGCGTCGCCACCGTCGAGGGGGCCGAGCCGACCGTCCTCGAGACGGAGCTGCTGCCCGGCGAGTCGTCCCTCCTCGCGCCCGACTGGGTGCCGTGGGTGGAGCGTCTCGCCGAGTACGAGGCCTCGCAGGAGGCGGCGGGCGCGCTCGCAGCCGAGGGCGAGTCCGACGACGACGAGTCGGATGACGACGACGACGAGTCGGATGACGACGACGATGCCGATGAGGACGACGACTTCGAGGACGAAGACGACGACGAGTCGGACGACGAAGACGAAGACGACGAGCCCGACGACGACCTCGGCGACGACGAGTTCGACGGGGTCGACGTCGAAGAGGCCGCCGAGGCCGGGGGCCTCGACGAGCCGGGCCGCCGCTAG
- a CDS encoding response regulator transcription factor: MSDGPKILIVDDEPNIRDLLTTSLRFAGFAVRAVGNGAQAISAVLEEEPDLIILDVMLPDMNGFGVTKRLRSSGYTSPILFLTAKDDTEDKITGLTVGGDDYVTKPFSLDEIVARIKAILRRTMNEDEDAIIRTGELTMDQDTHEVTIGDTAIELSPTEFKLLRYLMLNPNRVLSKAQILDHVWEYDFNGDAGIVESYISYLRRKLDQFSAEPIIQTKRGFGYMLKASKA; encoded by the coding sequence ATGAGTGATGGCCCCAAGATCCTGATCGTCGACGACGAGCCCAACATCCGCGATCTGCTCACCACGAGCCTCCGCTTCGCCGGCTTCGCCGTGCGGGCCGTCGGCAACGGTGCCCAGGCGATCTCCGCGGTCCTCGAAGAGGAGCCCGACCTGATCATCCTCGACGTGATGCTCCCCGACATGAACGGCTTCGGCGTCACCAAGCGCCTCCGCTCGTCGGGTTACACGTCACCGATCCTCTTCCTCACGGCGAAAGACGACACGGAAGACAAGATCACCGGCCTCACCGTCGGCGGCGACGACTACGTCACCAAGCCGTTCAGCCTCGACGAGATCGTCGCGCGCATCAAGGCGATCCTCCGCCGCACCATGAACGAAGACGAAGACGCGATCATCCGCACCGGCGAGCTCACGATGGACCAGGACACCCACGAGGTCACCATCGGCGACACCGCGATCGAGCTCAGCCCGACGGAGTTCAAGCTCCTGCGCTACCTGATGCTCAACCCCAACCGCGTGCTGTCGAAGGCCCAGATCCTCGACCACGTCTGGGAGTACGACTTCAACGGCGACGCCGGCATCGTCGAGAGCTACATCTCCTACCTGCGCCGCAAGCTCGACCAGTTCTCGGCCGAGCCGATCATCCAGACGAAGCGCGGCTTCGGCTACATGCTCAAGGCCTCCAAGGCCTGA
- the groL gene encoding chaperonin GroEL (60 kDa chaperone family; promotes refolding of misfolded polypeptides especially under stressful conditions; forms two stacked rings of heptamers to form a barrel-shaped 14mer; ends can be capped by GroES; misfolded proteins enter the barrel where they are refolded when GroES binds), whose protein sequence is MAKIIAFDEEARRGLERGLNILADAVKVTLGPRGRNVVLEKKWGAPTITNDGVSIAKEIELDDPYEKIGAELVKEVAKKTDDVAGDGTTTATVLAQALVREGLRNVAAGADPISLKRGIEKAVAAVSAQLLENAKEIETKDEIAATASISAADPTIGALIAEAIDKVGKEGVVTVEESNTFGTELELTEGMRFDKGYLSQYFVTDPERQEAVFEDAYILIVNSKISNIKDLLPIVDKVIQSGKQLLIIAEDVDGEALATLVVNKIRGIFKSVAVKAPGFGDRRKAQLQDIAILTGGQVIAEEVGLKLENATLDLLGRARKVIITKDETTIVEGAGDEEQIAGRVRQIRSEIENTDSDYDREKLQERLAKLAGGVAVIKAGAATEVELKERKHRIEDAVRNAKAAVEEGIVAGGGVALIQAGKTALATLELEGDEATGANIVRVAIDAPLKQIAFNAGMEPGVVADKVRNLPVGWGLNAATGEYVDMLAAGIIDPAKVTRSALQNAASIAGLFLTTEVVVADKPEKVQAPAGDPSGGMDF, encoded by the coding sequence ATGGCTAAGATCATTGCTTTTGACGAAGAGGCCCGCCGCGGCCTCGAGCGCGGCCTGAACATTCTCGCCGACGCTGTGAAGGTCACACTCGGCCCGCGCGGCCGCAACGTCGTTCTGGAGAAGAAGTGGGGCGCCCCCACGATCACCAACGACGGTGTCTCCATCGCCAAGGAGATCGAGCTCGACGACCCCTACGAGAAGATCGGCGCCGAGCTGGTCAAAGAGGTCGCGAAGAAGACCGACGACGTCGCCGGTGACGGCACGACGACGGCCACCGTCCTCGCCCAGGCTCTCGTCCGCGAGGGTCTCCGCAACGTCGCCGCCGGCGCCGACCCGATCAGCCTGAAGCGCGGCATCGAGAAGGCCGTCGCGGCCGTCTCCGCGCAGCTGCTCGAGAACGCCAAGGAGATCGAGACGAAGGACGAGATCGCCGCCACCGCGTCGATCTCCGCCGCCGACCCCACCATCGGCGCGCTCATCGCCGAGGCCATCGACAAGGTCGGCAAGGAGGGTGTCGTCACCGTCGAGGAGTCGAACACCTTCGGCACCGAGCTCGAGCTCACCGAGGGCATGCGCTTCGACAAGGGCTACCTGTCGCAGTACTTCGTGACCGACCCCGAGCGGCAGGAAGCCGTCTTCGAAGACGCCTACATCCTGATCGTCAACTCGAAGATCTCGAACATCAAGGATCTCCTGCCGATCGTCGACAAGGTCATCCAGTCGGGCAAGCAGCTCCTCATCATCGCCGAGGACGTCGACGGAGAGGCTCTCGCGACCCTCGTCGTCAACAAGATCCGCGGCATCTTCAAGTCGGTCGCCGTCAAGGCCCCCGGCTTCGGTGACCGTCGCAAGGCTCAGCTCCAGGACATCGCCATCCTCACCGGTGGTCAGGTCATCGCCGAGGAGGTCGGTCTCAAGCTCGAGAACGCCACCCTCGACCTCCTGGGCCGTGCCCGCAAGGTCATCATCACCAAGGACGAGACGACCATCGTCGAGGGTGCTGGCGACGAGGAGCAGATCGCCGGCCGCGTCCGTCAGATCCGCTCCGAGATCGAGAACACCGACTCCGACTACGACCGCGAGAAGCTCCAGGAGCGCCTCGCGAAGCTGGCCGGTGGCGTCGCCGTCATCAAGGCCGGCGCTGCGACCGAGGTCGAGCTGAAGGAGCGCAAGCACCGCATCGAGGACGCCGTTCGCAACGCGAAGGCCGCCGTCGAAGAGGGCATCGTCGCCGGTGGTGGCGTCGCCCTGATCCAGGCCGGCAAGACCGCTCTCGCCACGCTCGAGCTCGAGGGCGACGAGGCGACGGGTGCGAACATCGTCCGCGTCGCCATCGACGCGCCGCTCAAGCAGATCGCCTTCAACGCGGGCATGGAGCCCGGCGTCGTCGCCGACAAGGTCCGCAACCTGCCCGTCGGCTGGGGCCTCAACGCCGCCACCGGCGAGTACGTCGACATGCTGGCCGCCGGCATCATCGACCCCGCCAAGGTGACGCGCTCCGCTCTGCAGAACGCCGCGTCGATCGCCGGCCTCTTCCTCACCACCGAGGTCGTCGTCGCCGACAAGCCCGAGAAGGTCCAGGCTCCGGCCGGCGACCCGTCGGGCGGCATGGACTTCTAA
- a CDS encoding cold-shock protein, whose amino-acid sequence MPTGKVKFYDDEKGFGFISSDDGQEVFLHASALPAGTTGVKAGTRLEFGIADGKKGAQALSVRVLEAAPSMVERSRRSAEDMAVIVEDLVKMLDGVGNRLRRGRYPENGPQVAAVLRKIADQLDG is encoded by the coding sequence ATGCCCACCGGCAAGGTCAAGTTCTACGACGACGAGAAGGGCTTCGGCTTCATCTCCAGCGATGACGGCCAGGAAGTCTTCCTCCACGCGTCGGCCCTGCCCGCCGGCACCACCGGCGTGAAGGCAGGCACCCGCCTCGAGTTCGGCATCGCCGACGGCAAGAAGGGCGCGCAGGCGCTCTCGGTCCGCGTGCTCGAGGCCGCACCCAGCATGGTCGAGCGCTCGCGCCGTTCCGCGGAGGACATGGCGGTCATCGTCGAGGACCTCGTGAAGATGCTCGACGGGGTCGGCAACCGTCTCCGCCGCGGTCGCTACCCCGAGAACGGCCCGCAGGTCGCAGCCGTGCTGCGCAAGATCGCCGACCAGCTCGATGGCTGA
- a CDS encoding helicase-associated domain-containing protein, whose protein sequence is MASALDLAGVLRGLSAEELTTRLRERSVHRPTVVRDAFDLAEALLEASSVRDALSRLDRTSLLLLQVARTPGPAAALLAGAEPAFDVSDDDAARALDRVADLFLLLRDGDRVTTLDAVAEVLDADPVLARDALAGTPAPVVLEAVDVVDRQAQDAQSAERLFAVVVEVAELVRAVADSPARELAKGGLALPETRRLAEAARVDVDDVVPILAAARAAGLVELGPDGWIPASAAESWLLASWSERWAALVSAWLDALPREIRSILDQRAETSWGDPLETFSEWLFPAGGSWVPERLDAFARSAELFGLTASGRPTSVAVALLHDGAEAASAIVTTLLPAPIEKVYLQHDLTAVSPGPLDPALDGRLRSIAVVESAGLAATYRITEAGIRRALSDGETEESLRAFLTELSSTGIPQPVDYLLTETAARHGRYRVSTLTPDQLDREATVFGAVSQLRSDDPALLDTVAVDQALSPLGLRRIDPHRMLCRFEAESLYWTLSDERYPVVLEDAGQEPLRSPIRRRPKRSVLATPTDPIGDLVARVVESSGDATEEATDRAWIARQLDAAVRGRLTVVVTVALADGTTSELQMEPTGVGGGRVRGRDRKSDIERTLPLSSIVAVATPQEA, encoded by the coding sequence GTGGCTAGCGCCCTCGACCTCGCCGGAGTCCTGCGCGGTCTGTCCGCCGAGGAGCTCACCACGCGACTCCGCGAGCGGAGCGTCCACCGCCCCACCGTCGTCCGCGACGCCTTCGACCTCGCCGAGGCGCTCCTCGAGGCCTCGTCGGTGCGCGACGCGCTCAGCCGACTCGACCGCACGTCGCTCCTCCTTCTCCAGGTCGCTCGCACTCCGGGCCCCGCGGCGGCGCTTCTCGCCGGGGCCGAACCGGCCTTCGACGTCTCCGACGACGACGCGGCCCGCGCCCTCGACCGGGTCGCCGACCTCTTCCTCCTGCTGCGCGACGGCGACCGGGTGACGACCCTCGACGCGGTCGCGGAGGTCCTCGACGCCGACCCCGTCCTCGCGAGAGACGCCCTCGCCGGCACACCGGCTCCCGTCGTCCTCGAGGCCGTCGACGTGGTCGACCGTCAGGCGCAGGATGCCCAGAGCGCCGAGCGCCTGTTCGCCGTCGTCGTCGAGGTGGCCGAGCTCGTCCGCGCGGTCGCCGACTCCCCGGCGCGCGAACTCGCCAAGGGCGGCCTCGCGCTGCCCGAGACCCGCCGCCTCGCGGAGGCCGCGCGGGTGGACGTCGACGACGTCGTCCCCATCCTGGCCGCCGCCCGCGCCGCCGGGCTCGTCGAGCTCGGTCCCGACGGCTGGATCCCGGCGAGCGCCGCCGAGTCGTGGCTCCTGGCCTCCTGGTCGGAGCGCTGGGCCGCCCTCGTGTCGGCGTGGCTCGACGCGCTGCCGCGCGAGATCCGCTCGATCCTCGACCAGCGGGCCGAGACGTCGTGGGGCGACCCCCTCGAGACCTTCAGCGAGTGGCTCTTCCCGGCGGGCGGCTCCTGGGTCCCCGAGCGCCTCGACGCGTTCGCCCGGTCCGCGGAGCTCTTCGGGCTCACCGCGTCCGGTCGGCCGACCTCCGTGGCCGTGGCGCTGCTGCACGACGGCGCCGAGGCCGCGAGCGCCATCGTCACGACGCTCCTGCCCGCGCCGATCGAGAAGGTCTACCTCCAGCACGACCTCACGGCCGTCTCACCCGGCCCCCTCGATCCCGCCCTCGACGGGCGCCTGCGCTCCATCGCCGTCGTCGAGAGCGCCGGTCTGGCCGCCACCTACCGGATCACCGAGGCCGGCATCCGCCGAGCCCTCAGCGACGGCGAGACCGAGGAGTCGCTGCGCGCTTTCCTCACCGAGCTCTCGTCGACCGGCATCCCCCAGCCGGTCGACTACCTGCTCACCGAGACGGCGGCGCGACACGGCCGCTACCGCGTCTCCACCCTGACGCCCGATCAGCTCGACCGCGAGGCGACCGTCTTCGGCGCCGTCAGCCAGCTCCGGAGCGACGACCCGGCCCTCCTCGACACGGTGGCCGTCGACCAGGCGCTGAGCCCGCTCGGCCTCCGGCGCATCGACCCGCACCGCATGCTCTGCCGCTTCGAGGCGGAGAGCCTCTACTGGACCCTCAGCGACGAGCGCTACCCGGTCGTGCTCGAAGACGCCGGGCAGGAGCCGCTGCGCTCCCCGATCCGACGCCGCCCGAAGCGATCCGTCCTGGCGACCCCCACCGACCCGATCGGCGACCTGGTCGCCCGCGTCGTCGAGTCGTCCGGAGACGCGACCGAGGAGGCCACCGACCGGGCCTGGATCGCGCGCCAGCTCGACGCCGCCGTCCGCGGCCGGCTGACCGTCGTCGTCACGGTCGCCCTGGCCGACGGCACGACCTCCGAGCTCCAGATGGAGCCCACCGGTGTCGGCGGCGGCCGCGTGCGCGGCCGCGACCGGAAGTCCGACATCGAGCGGACCCTGCCGCTGTCGAGCATCGTGGCGGTGGCGACACCGCAGGAGGCGTGA
- a CDS encoding metal-dependent transcriptional regulator translates to MTDLVDTTEMYLRTILDLEEENIVPLRARISERLGHSGPTVSQTVARMERDGLVVVSGDRHLELTTQGRTKATHVIRKHRLAERLLADVIGLDWAYVHDEACRWEHVMSEQVERRLLEMLDHPTESPYGNPIPGLDELGDSPAGRFLDGVVSIVDVAAKNPSGKSGTIRRLAEPVQFEPEFLQQLHDNGVQPGRTATIAAAGTYISIHVEGYDEALELSPEVAAHIYLSE, encoded by the coding sequence TTGACCGATCTCGTCGACACCACAGAGATGTACCTTCGCACGATCCTCGACCTCGAGGAGGAGAACATCGTGCCTCTGCGGGCCCGCATCTCCGAGCGTCTCGGCCACTCCGGTCCGACCGTGTCGCAGACGGTCGCCCGCATGGAGCGCGACGGTCTCGTCGTCGTCTCCGGCGACCGCCACCTCGAGCTCACGACGCAGGGGCGCACGAAGGCCACGCACGTGATCCGCAAGCACCGTCTCGCCGAGCGCCTTCTGGCCGACGTGATCGGGCTCGACTGGGCCTACGTCCACGACGAGGCCTGCCGGTGGGAGCACGTCATGAGCGAGCAGGTGGAGCGCCGCCTCCTCGAGATGCTCGACCACCCGACGGAGTCGCCCTACGGCAACCCGATCCCCGGTCTCGACGAGCTCGGAGACTCCCCGGCCGGCCGGTTCCTCGACGGCGTGGTGTCGATCGTCGACGTCGCGGCCAAGAATCCCAGCGGAAAGTCAGGAACGATCCGCCGGCTCGCGGAACCCGTCCAGTTCGAGCCGGAGTTCCTCCAGCAGCTCCACGACAACGGGGTACAGCCGGGCCGCACGGCCACGATCGCTGCGGCGGGCACCTACATCTCCATCCACGTGGAGGGGTACGACGAGGCTTTGGAGCTCTCGCCCGAGGTCGCGGCGCACATCTACCTCTCGGAGTGA